Proteins found in one Verrucomicrobiia bacterium genomic segment:
- a CDS encoding FeoA family protein — translation MFSFLFPAANSKASIGIKTLADLEPGQSGRVVGVCAGEPLALHILEIGLVTGARVRFLRSAPLGDPIQIEVDGFLLSLRKSEAEAVLVETGS, via the coding sequence ATGTTTTCCTTTCTTTTTCCCGCGGCCAATTCGAAAGCTTCTATCGGAATTAAAACTTTGGCCGACTTGGAACCGGGTCAGTCCGGCCGGGTGGTGGGGGTGTGTGCTGGAGAACCGTTGGCCTTGCACATCCTTGAAATCGGATTGGTGACGGGTGCCCGCGTGCGTTTTCTCCGTTCCGCCCCGCTGGGGGACCCGATTCAAATTGAAGTGGACGGCTTTCTGCTTTCCCTCCGCAAAAGCGAGGCGGAAGCGGTTTTGGTGGAAACCGGCAGCTGA